From Microbacterium sp. LWH7-1.2:
TCGCCCGAGCCATCTCGCGCACCAGGTCTTCGTCGAAGCTCGCGGCCCATGCCAGCGGGGTGGGAAAGGCGGTGGCGCCGAAAGCGGCGAGACCGGTCAAGCACTCCTCGTGCACCAGCGCGGGGATGCCGAGCCGCTGGTGAGCCATCACCTTCTGCTGCAGCTCGCGAAGCCGGGCGACACCCTCGCGTACGGTCACCGGGGCCGTGCCGAAGACGCGGGTCAGTTGACCCAGGCCGTGGGCGAACGGGTCACCGGCGTCGGCCGCGGCGGCGTCGCCCTCGAGCTTGGGGGCGAAGGCGTCCGCGGCGTCGGTGAGCCACACCGACCCCAGCTGCGCGACCTTCTCCTCCAGGGTCAGCTCGTCGACCAGGGCCTGAGCGCGCTCGCGCGCGCTAAGCGTCGTATCGCGCCACCGACCCTCGTCGACGACGCCTGCATTCGCGCTCATCAGCCCTTGAACGCTCCGTCCATGATCCCGGCGACCATGCGCTTACCGACGAAGAAGAAGACGATGAGCAACGGCAGGGTGGCCATGAACGACCCGCCCATCGTCAACGCGAGGTCGATCGTGCGGTTGGCCTGCAGCTGCTTGAGGACGATCTGGACGGTGAACAGCTCGGGCGACTTCAGGACGATGAACGGCCACATGAAGTCGTTCCACACCGCCGTGAAAGTGATGAGCCCGAGGACGAACGCCGCGGGTCGCACCACGGGGAAGCCGATACGCCAGAAGATCTGCCAGCTGTTGGCCCCGTCGATCCGCGCGGCCTGCATGAGCTCGTCGCTCAGCGTCGTGGCCATGTGCTGACGCATCCAGAAGATGCCGAAGGCGCTCGCCAGCCCCGGGACGATGATCGCCTGGAGCGTGTCGACCCAGTCGAGCCACGAGATGATGAGGTACTGCGGGATCACGCTGAGCTGCGCCGGCACCGTCATGGTCAGCAGCACGATCAGGAACAGTGCGTTGCGGCCGGGAAACTGCAGTTTGGCGAAGGCGAAGCCGGCCAGCGCGCACAGCAGCGAAGCGATGACCGCGATGGCCAGCGACACGATCACGCTGTTGACCAGCGATTGGAAGAACGGCACGGTGTCGAAGACCTTGCCGGCGATCTCGAAGAAATTGAGCCCCGGGTACAGCCGCGGGGGCATCGAGGTGACCGCTGACGCACCCACCGATGCGATGACGAACATGTAATACAGCGGGAAGACGCTGATGAGCACGGCGATGATCAGCATCAGGTAGACCGGCCACGGCACGCGGCCCCCTCGGCCTCTGCGCCTGGGGCGACGCTTCTGCGCAGGCATGAGCGCCTCCTGGCCCACCTGTGGGACCGCCTGGTCGATGACGTCGGACATCAGCGCGCCTTCCGGGTGCGAGTGGTCAGGTAGAAGTTGACGAGCGAGACGACGACGACGATGACGAACAGCGCCACGCCGATCGCCGAGCCGTATCCGAACTCGAACTGCCCGAAGCCCTGCTCGTAGAGGAACAGCGCGAGGGTCTGGCACTGTCGTCCGCCACCGCACGTGAGGCCGGACTCGGGGGCGACCAGCAGCGGCTCGGTGAAGATCTGCAGCCCGCCGATCGTCGACATGATGACGGTGAAGATGATGATCGGGCGCAGCGACGGAATGCTGAGGTGGATGAACTGCTGCCATCCGGATGCCCCGTCCACCGACGCCGCCTCGTACATCTCCCTCGGGACCGCCTGGAGCCCCGCGAGGTAGAGCAGCGTGTTGTAGCCGAACCAGCGCCACATCACCATCGACGAGATGACGACCCACGAACCGACCTGTGAGGCCAGGAAGTTCACGTCGGGGATGCCGAAGATGTTGAGCACCCAGTTGATGAGGCCGAAGTTGCGGTCGAAGATCTGGGCGAAGACGAGGGCAGTGGCGGCCACCGAGGTGATGTAAGGCACCAGAAGCGCCATGCGGAAGAAGTTCGCCCACTTGAGAGTGGCCTGGTTGAGGAGGTGAGCGAGTCCCAGGGCCAGCGCGAGCTGCGGGATCGTGGAGAGGAGGAAGATGCCGAACGTGTTCACGAACGCATTCCAGAAGCGGGGGTCCTGGAAGAGCCGCTCGAAGTTGGCGAGTCCGACGAAGGTCTGCTCGCCGATGGGGTTCCAGTCGAAGAGCGCCACGTAGAAGGTGAAGACGAGCGGGAAGAGCCCGAAGACGGCGAAGATGACGAAGAACGGCGCGATGTAGACGTACGGCGCGATGCGCTCGCCGAAGCTCTGGCGGATGCGCGACGGTGGTCGGTCACGGCGGCGCGTCTTGCGTACGGAGATGATGGTGGCGGTCGCGGTGGTGGTCGCGGGAGCGGTGACGGTCATGTTCCTCGGCCTCGGTCGGGACGGTGGCCCGGGCTGGCCCGGGCCACCGTCTGTCGAAGGGGTCAGCCCCCGATGGCTGCTTTCGCGCTGTCGAGACCCTGCTGCCAGGCGTCCTCGGGTGCGATGTTGCCCGCCTGCATGTCGACGAGCGCGTTCAGGAGCGCAGCGCCGATCGCACTGGTGTCGGGCCCGTTGTAGAACGACTGGAAGTTCAGGACCGACTCGCTCATGATCTGACCGATCGGGGAGTCGCCGTAGAACGGGTCGGTGTAGCTCTTCACCTCATCGCTTTCGAGGGCCGCCTCGGCCGCAGGGAAGGTTCCCGTCGTGGCGAAGTGCTCGGTCTGTCCCTCCGGTGACAGCATCGTCTCGATGTACTGCCAGGCCGCCTCTTTGTTCTCGGCTCGGGCGGGGATGGCGATGACGCTGCCACCCCAGTTGCCGCCGACCCCCGGGATGGAGGCGATGCGCCACTTGCCCTCGGTGTCGGGCGCGTCGTTCTTGAGGCCCGAGAGGATCCACGACGGCGCCGTGGTGACGGCGAAGGCACCGTTGGCCTTGCCAGGCGCCCAGCCCGACGACCACGCCGGGATGTCGGCGCTGAGCCCCGCTTCGTAAGCACGCACCGCGACGTCGAACGCTTCCTCGACCTCGGGGTTGGTGTCATAGATGAGCTCGCCCTCGGGCGTGTAGTACTTCTGGCTCACCTGGTTGACCGTCGAGAAGAAGACCGATGTCTCGACGTTGTCGACGAACGGCTCGCCGGTCGCCTCCGTGTACTTCTCGCCCATGGCGATGAAGTCGTCCCACGTCGACCACATCTTCGCCACCTCGGCCGGGTCGGTGGGCAGGCCCGCCTTCTCGAACAGGTCTGCCCGATAGGCGAAGGCCAGCCCGCCGACGTCGGTGGGAATGCCGATGATGGATCCGTCCTCGGCAGTGGCTCCGTCGATGGCCCAGTCCAGGTACCCGTCGCCGATGTCGTCGCCGCCGAGCGTGCGCAGATCGACGAAATTGCCGGGGTTCTCGACGAACTTGGGCAGGTCGTCGTTCTGGATCATGACCAGGTCGGGCACGCGGCCACCGGCCAGGGCCGCCGTCAGGGCGGTGGCCGTCTCGGTGGTGCTGCCGACCTCCGAGAGCTTGACCTTCGCGTCGGGGTTTTTCTCGAGGTACCGGTCGACCGAGTCCTTCTGGCCGATCCCGGTGAACGACCAGAACTCGAATTCGGCGTTCGGGTCTCCGGCCTCGGAGCCGGAGCCGGACCCTCCCGAGCATCCGGAGATCAGCAGCGCGAGAGCGCCGAGGGCGGCGATGGGCAGGGCCAGTTTGCGACGATTCACAACTGCTCCTCTTCTTCGGGGGACATGTGAGAGCGGGGGATAGCGGATCTTGCCGCCGTGAGAGATCGTTCTCTCATCCGCGAGCCACAGTAACCATGGAGGGCTCGAAAGCACAAGCCCTCACCGGAAAGCGCTTGGTACTCGGAACTGTGAGGGCTGAGGGCACGATAGGCCGGGCGGAATGAGGCGCATGCGGAGCCGTGCGTGCAATGATCGACGTGGTCGTGAGATCGATCTACGGCCAATGTGCATCCTCGGAGGAGAGCCATGGCCCGACCCACCATCGTCGACGTCGCCCAGGCGGCGGGCGTCTCGCGCGCCACCGCCGCGCGCGTGCTCGCGGGGGCCACGAACGTCGACCCTGCGATGACGGAGGCCGTGGCACGTGAGGCCCGGCGGCTGGGCTACGAGACGAACTTCGCCGCGCGGGTGCTGCGAGGGGGCAAGGCAGGCTCGATCGGTCTGGTCATCGCCTTCGACGAGCTCGGCAGCCTCAGTGGCACGTTCTTCACCGCCGTACTCAAGGGCGCGGCGAAGGGCCTGTCCGCCGGCGAGGTGCAGCCGGTTCTGCTTCCCGCCGATCACGAGGATCTCGACCGGATCCCGCGGTTCCTGCGCTCGGGAGCGCTCGACGGCGTGATCGTGATCCTGCAGCACGAGATCACCCACCTCGTCGAGAGCCTCGCCGACTCGCCCATTCCGGTCGCCTGGGTGGGCAGGCCGCACGCCG
This genomic window contains:
- a CDS encoding extracellular solute-binding protein, with the protein product MNRRKLALPIAALGALALLISGCSGGSGSGSEAGDPNAEFEFWSFTGIGQKDSVDRYLEKNPDAKVKLSEVGSTTETATALTAALAGGRVPDLVMIQNDDLPKFVENPGNFVDLRTLGGDDIGDGYLDWAIDGATAEDGSIIGIPTDVGGLAFAYRADLFEKAGLPTDPAEVAKMWSTWDDFIAMGEKYTEATGEPFVDNVETSVFFSTVNQVSQKYYTPEGELIYDTNPEVEEAFDVAVRAYEAGLSADIPAWSSGWAPGKANGAFAVTTAPSWILSGLKNDAPDTEGKWRIASIPGVGGNWGGSVIAIPARAENKEAAWQYIETMLSPEGQTEHFATTGTFPAAEAALESDEVKSYTDPFYGDSPIGQIMSESVLNFQSFYNGPDTSAIGAALLNALVDMQAGNIAPEDAWQQGLDSAKAAIGG
- a CDS encoding sugar ABC transporter permease; the encoded protein is MTVTAPATTTATATIISVRKTRRRDRPPSRIRQSFGERIAPYVYIAPFFVIFAVFGLFPLVFTFYVALFDWNPIGEQTFVGLANFERLFQDPRFWNAFVNTFGIFLLSTIPQLALALGLAHLLNQATLKWANFFRMALLVPYITSVAATALVFAQIFDRNFGLINWVLNIFGIPDVNFLASQVGSWVVISSMVMWRWFGYNTLLYLAGLQAVPREMYEAASVDGASGWQQFIHLSIPSLRPIIIFTVIMSTIGGLQIFTEPLLVAPESGLTCGGGRQCQTLALFLYEQGFGQFEFGYGSAIGVALFVIVVVVSLVNFYLTTRTRKAR
- a CDS encoding carbohydrate ABC transporter permease; translated protein: MSDVIDQAVPQVGQEALMPAQKRRPRRRGRGGRVPWPVYLMLIIAVLISVFPLYYMFVIASVGASAVTSMPPRLYPGLNFFEIAGKVFDTVPFFQSLVNSVIVSLAIAVIASLLCALAGFAFAKLQFPGRNALFLIVLLTMTVPAQLSVIPQYLIISWLDWVDTLQAIIVPGLASAFGIFWMRQHMATTLSDELMQAARIDGANSWQIFWRIGFPVVRPAAFVLGLITFTAVWNDFMWPFIVLKSPELFTVQIVLKQLQANRTIDLALTMGGSFMATLPLLIVFFFVGKRMVAGIMDGAFKG